The following is a genomic window from Myxococcales bacterium.
CTGGGAGCTATTCTTGGTGGGATGTTAGGTTTAGGGATCTGTTGGCTGATAGATAAAATTGGTATCAGGCTTGACTCAGATATTTATTATTTTTCTAAAATCCCAGTGAGGATTGAAAGCGTTGAAATTTTATTGGTGATATTGGCTGCTATTATTATTAGCTTTTTAGCAACCATACCTCCATCTTTGTTTGCTGCCCGCCTAAAACCGGTTGAAGGTTTGCGCTACGAGTAAAGCACATGAATGTTGAAATAAAGAACCTATCAAAAAATTATTATCTCAATGGCATAACGATTCCGGTTTTAAAAAATATTAACGTGTCAATTGCTCAAGGTGACCTCATATCGCTGACAGGTCCATCAGGTGCAGGAAAAAGTACTTTTTTGCATGTGGTTGGCACCCTTGATACTCCCACTTTAGGAACAATCACCTATGATTTTGCCAATATCATGCATTGGTCAGAGGCTAAAATTGCTGACTTTCGCAATGAAAATATTGGTTATGTTTTTCAGTTTCATCATTTGATGAGCGAGTTTAGCGCTGTAGAAAATGTGATGATGCCGCTTATGATGCGCAGAGTCTCTAAGAATAAAGCCTATCCTAAAGCTTGTGAAGTTCTTGAGTATGTAGGGCTTGGCGATAGGTTGAGCCATAAACCAGGAGAACTTTCAGGTGGGGAGCAACAACGAGTAGCACTAGCTCGGGCCCTGGCTCATGAACCACGGTTATTGTTAGCCGACGAGCCAACCGGTAATCTCGATGATAAAACTGGGCACCATATTATTGAACTTATAAAAAAATATAATGAAGAAAAAAAAGTGACGGTACTGTTGGTGACCCACAATAAAGCTATCAGTGATTCTTTTCATAGAAAATTTTTTCTTGATAAAGAAAATTTATATGTCGCTTAGATTAGAATTTTTTCATAAATAATAGGGCGTGAATAAGTTTGCAGAATAAAACTCTGAAATTTAGCAGTTAATAAAGTATTTAAATTTGATATTAATACACAGTAAAATAAGAATAAAAACTGCTGATTAAGATGAACACTGCAAAATAGAACATCAATCTCAAGAAATACAAAATTATCCGAATAAAAAGAGATTAGAGTTATTGGCAAATATCAAGTTGCCAAGACGAGAAAATAGCGCAAAAGAAAAGCGTCTTAATTCTATAATCAGTTGCGCTATGCTGTTCCATCAAATGATGTCCAAAAAATTATTAAGGGAAATATGGTGAGCATTGAGTAGAAAGATCTAGTATTCAAAGCGCTTTTTGAAAGAAATGATGAAACTTAACAATAGTGATCCCTGAAAAAGATCTCTATTGAACCCAACGGATGCTTAAAATTTCATCACTTTTTAGACTTATAAAAATTTTTCTTTTGCTCTTCTTGTTCTTTTTTTACTTCTTTTTTGTATTCATCCAAGGCGCACATAGCATCCGACAGTGATGCATGAATGGAAAGTTCAACCATAATGAAAAAGGCAAGGTGACCTTTGGGAACAATATAATATGCTGAACCATCTATTTCTTTGATCAAATCCTGAACTTTTAAAAGTCCTGGGATAGCTATGATATCGGTATCGGGAAGGCCTAGCTTTTCTTGCACGATATCAAAATTGTGATTACCCGCGTTTGTTGCGTGCCAAAGCCCCGTAAAATGTGGAGGAATAGCTTTGCTTTGGGCAAAACTTATAATAGATCCAGAAGTTACTAAATTTTCCTCAGCGTTTTTTGCTGATAACTCGCTGTCATCAATTCCTCTGGTAGAAATATATATTTTATACTCAGGGCTTGGGATATTGAGCGTGTTATTTTCTATTTTAAAATTTACGGAGTTGATACTAAATTTTTTATTTTTTGGCTCGATAAAATTTTTGCTGCATTTTTTTGAGTTAAGTTGTTCTCGTAGGTTATCTAAGTTGTAGTGCGTGCCAGTAAAATTCTGATCTTTGTATTCAAGAGCTACTTGTTGAGCTGTTTCGGAAAATTTAACGTCGAGATTTACATCCCTACATTGTTTTATAAGTGGATTTGGGTTGTCTTTGGCATAGATGCTTGGCGTAATAATACGCTTAGGGACGAGGTTATGGTTGAATTGGCCCGTGAGCCACTTATTAAAAGCTTTTGTGCAATCTGCTTTCTTAACTTTACCAGGGCTGTCTGGCGCATCTGGTTCGGCAAGTTTGGCTTGCTTTAATCGATTGAGCAATTTAGTAGTCATTTCGCTTACTTTATCTTCATGTATAGAGATAAAATTCTCGAGCGTTACTTCAATAGGTACTTTTGCGCATGAAAAAAATAAAAATGCGGGCACCACCACCGCAAGCCTCAAAATAATTTTTGAATCAGCCATCTAGGGTTCCTTTGGGTAAAAGAATAAAACCTACTATACAAATTCATTCTACAAATTTCATTTTAACACGCCAAAAGCATTATTTTTTTGCAAAATAAACTTTGCTTGCACCTGGGTTTTCCAAGCATTTAATTTGTGCAATAGAGCTTTCGTATCAGCTTTTGCTATATCTGGTCTTTGTTTTTTATCAAGCCACTGCAAGAGAGCCTAAGGCGCTAAAACATCCTTCTCCTTTTTGCGTATGGGATGAGTTCGTCAGAAGCTGAATATTGATTTCAACTTTTAATGGGAGTTTTCATGGCCATGGTTTCTTCACTGCCAGTCCTGGCTGATTTTGGAGTGATTTCAACCCTTATCCTATTTTCTCATTTACTGAGAAGTAAAATAAAATTTTTACAAAATACTTATATCCCTAGCGCTATCATTGCAGGTTTATTGGCATTGGTTGGTGGACCTCAGTTTTTAGATATTTTGCCTTTCAGCGAAATTGATGGGCAGCAGAATATAGCATCATATCCATCGTTTTTAGTGGTGCTCCTCTTTGCTACTTTATTTTTAGGGAAGCGCAAGAAAAAGATTTCTGTAAAGAAAACTATTGAACATGCTGGAGATACATTTTTTTTCAACTTAGCTTCTATTTTAGGGCAGTATGGCTTCACATTATTATTTGGAGCTTTGTTTCTTTATCCTATCTTTAGCTACCTTCCCAAAGGTTTTGTTTTGCTTTTGCCTGCAGGTTTTGTTGGGGGGCATGGTACTGCTGCGGCGATCGGTTCGGTATTTGAATCTTACGGGTTTGAAGGTGCTCTGAGTATTGGCTATGCTTCCGCTACTGTTGGTATTTTGGTTGGAGTTTTGGGCGGTATGATTCTCATAAATATTGGGACTCGCCTGGGGTGGACGCGCCTTGTGCAATCAGTCCAAGAAATGCCCATCAGTATGAAGACCGGTTTTGTTCCCGAAGAAGAACAACCTTCGATGGGAAATGAAACAGTGAGTCCTATCGCGCTTGATCCGCTTACTTGGCATATTGCCATTGTTATCTCTACCGCTGTTGCTGCTTATAAAATTAGTGGAATTGTGCAAAATCTGTTGGGCATAAGTGTGCCGGTTTTTTGTGTGGCCTTGCTTACGGGAGCTGTGATTCAAAAAATAATGAACCTTATAAAAATTGGCCGTTATGTAGATCGAACAGTTATTCACCGGATTGGCTCTATGGTTACTGATTTCTTGGTGGCTTTTGGAATTGCGTCTATTTCTGCCAAACTTGTTATTAATTTTGCTTTACCTCTTATGGCCATGTTCACTTTTGGCACTTTATTAACACTTTTTATGGTGTGGGTTATCGGAAGACGTGTGTGCCGCAATTTTTGGTTTGAGCGATCTATGTTGTTGTTTGGCTGGAACACGGGATCAGTAGCCATGTCTATGGTTTTGGTTCGCGTTCTTGATCCAAGCATGAAATCTGGTGTTCTTGAAGATTTCGGTATTTCTTATTTTGGGGTCGCATTTGTTGAGATTGCCATTATTAGTTTGGTTCCTCATTTGGTGATGCAGGGAATAGTAGCGTGGCCAATCGCTGTTTTGGTGGGAGGGTTTTTAGCATGCTTGCTACTTTCTCGTCTTTTAGTTGGTTGGGCAGGGCCTTCACCCACGGCATTGCGCGAGGGAGAAGCAAAAGTTATGGGTGGCGATTTTGCCGACGATTGAGTTTTAGGAGATGTCGATGGCTACGAGTTTTTCTCTCGAACACTGTTTTCCTCATATTTCTTTGGAAAAATTTGAGGCTCATCTCAATGATCCAGCTCTCAACACCATGCTTGAGAAGGGGTTAGATTTTGAAGAGCGCAAGCTTCTCATCAAAGACGATAAAAAAAATGGAGAAGTTGTGTGGACCTTCAGAGTAAAAAAACTTGGTCAATGGCCATCTGCTGTTAAAAAAATTATTCAAAACGATTCATTTTCTTGGCAAGAAATTTCGCATTATGTTCCTGAAGAACATTGTGTGCATTGGGAGATTGTGCCGGAGATCAAGGGCATAAAATTTCACGGCCAAGGTGTATGGAAGCTCAGCAAATCTGGAAAGGGGTGTAAACGTGTGATCGAAGGAAAGATCAGCGTCGATATTCCATTTTTGGGAAAAGTTGTTGAGTCTTTCATTGTCAATGAACTTAAAAACACCTATGAAATTGAGCCTAAAATTCAAGAGAAATTTTATGCTTCGGTAGCTTGATATGCCTGCTTCTTCAGATCTATTGCGCCTGCCCAAAGAATTTCGCACCGCTCTTAAAAGTCATGGTGAAAAGCGTTTAGTAAAACGCATCATGCGGGAGGGGAGGCTCTCAACTGTTTGTGAAGAAGCGCGATGCCCTAATATCGGAGATTGTTTTTCGCGTAAAAGCGCAACTTTTATGATTATGGGCGATCGCTGTACTCGCCGTTGCCACTTTTGTTCAGTTACTACTAAAAAACCATTGCCTCTCGATCAAAATGAACCCCAAGCTGTGGCTGATGCAGTGAGAAAAATGAAGCTTGACTATGTTGTGATCACCAGCGTTGATCGTGATGAACTGTCAGATTTTGGGGTAGATCATTTTGTTAAAGTAATATCGGCCATAAAGAAAGAAAATCCTCATACAAAAATAGAATTGCTTACTCCAGATTTTCGAGGTCATCTTTCTTTGATCGATAAAATTTTAGGGAGTGAAGTTGATGTTTTTGGGCACAATATCGAAAGCGTGCAGCGACTTTATAAAAAGTTGCGACCTCAATCTAACTTTTTAACCACAACAAAAGTGTTAGCACATGCAGCTCAAAAGCTTAGCACCAAAAGTGGCTTGATGGTGGGTGTAGGTGAAAGTGACGATGAAGTGCTTGAAACTCTGAATCTTTTAAAAGATCTTGGAGTGAGCATTGTTACCATTGGGCAATATTTGCGTCCATCGCTTAAACATTGGCCAGTTGAACGTTATGTCACGCAAAAAAGTTATGAAAAATTTATTGAGCATGGCAAAAAAATAGGGCTTAAGCACGTTTTTGCGGGGCCATTGGTCAGAAGCTCGTATCATGCAAAAGAAGTTCATGAAGATTCTTTGGCTTTTGCCTGTTAATACCATTCCCAAATTAACTGAGTATTTAATTTCTTCCTAGTCCTCGCTTTGCTGCGGGCGTTCTGAAATTAAAGACTCAGTTAATTTGGGAAATTGGTATTAGAAAAAATTCAAGCCAAGAAATTAAGTAGTTATTTTATTTGCTTCTTAAAAAATTATTTAGCAAACATCACTCAGCTTTTCTTAGAAAGAGCGTTGATTTTTTTAGGGGCTGTAGTAGCTAAGCGTTAATGTTTAGTGTGTTTATACCAGTATTTTAGCTGTTTTAGAAGCTGTTGGTGATTGCCTCCGTTGAAGCGCCATTCACATTCCTTAAGAAACCAATAAAAATTATCCTGTTTTATCCCATTAAACTTACGCAGATTGCGTTTGGCTTGGTTCCAGAAGTTCTCAATCCCATTGATATGGTTTTGCTTATCAGCAAACAGCTTGGAATGATTAATGCGCATATGGTGAAATGCAGATACATCTAAGGCATTATATGATTTAAAGGTATCTGTATAAACTATGCTGTCCGGAAGAACTTTCTCTTCTACAATAGGCAGAAGAGTTTCTGTTTTTGCATTAGGAATGATGGCTGTGTAAACCTTGCCACCTCGCTTAAGAAGGCCAAAAACAGCTACTTTACCTCCAGCTCCACGTCCTCTCTTGCCTTTTCGAACTCCGCCAAAATAACTTTCATCTACTTCAATTTCTCCGCTTAAGTCATAGCTTGGAAGTTTGCTGGCTATTAATTTTCTTAACCTTAAGAAG
Proteins encoded in this region:
- a CDS encoding ABC transporter ATP-binding protein yields the protein MNVEIKNLSKNYYLNGITIPVLKNINVSIAQGDLISLTGPSGAGKSTFLHVVGTLDTPTLGTITYDFANIMHWSEAKIADFRNENIGYVFQFHHLMSEFSAVENVMMPLMMRRVSKNKAYPKACEVLEYVGLGDRLSHKPGELSGGEQQRVALARALAHEPRLLLADEPTGNLDDKTGHHIIELIKKYNEEKKVTVLLVTHNKAISDSFHRKFFLDKENLYVA
- a CDS encoding sodium:glutamate symporter, coding for MAMVSSLPVLADFGVISTLILFSHLLRSKIKFLQNTYIPSAIIAGLLALVGGPQFLDILPFSEIDGQQNIASYPSFLVVLLFATLFLGKRKKKISVKKTIEHAGDTFFFNLASILGQYGFTLLFGALFLYPIFSYLPKGFVLLLPAGFVGGHGTAAAIGSVFESYGFEGALSIGYASATVGILVGVLGGMILINIGTRLGWTRLVQSVQEMPISMKTGFVPEEEQPSMGNETVSPIALDPLTWHIAIVISTAVAAYKISGIVQNLLGISVPVFCVALLTGAVIQKIMNLIKIGRYVDRTVIHRIGSMVTDFLVAFGIASISAKLVINFALPLMAMFTFGTLLTLFMVWVIGRRVCRNFWFERSMLLFGWNTGSVAMSMVLVRVLDPSMKSGVLEDFGISYFGVAFVEIAIISLVPHLVMQGIVAWPIAVLVGGFLACLLLSRLLVGWAGPSPTALREGEAKVMGGDFADD
- a CDS encoding DUF2505 family protein, whose protein sequence is MATSFSLEHCFPHISLEKFEAHLNDPALNTMLEKGLDFEERKLLIKDDKKNGEVVWTFRVKKLGQWPSAVKKIIQNDSFSWQEISHYVPEEHCVHWEIVPEIKGIKFHGQGVWKLSKSGKGCKRVIEGKISVDIPFLGKVVESFIVNELKNTYEIEPKIQEKFYASVA
- the lipA gene encoding lipoyl synthase, which translates into the protein MPASSDLLRLPKEFRTALKSHGEKRLVKRIMREGRLSTVCEEARCPNIGDCFSRKSATFMIMGDRCTRRCHFCSVTTKKPLPLDQNEPQAVADAVRKMKLDYVVITSVDRDELSDFGVDHFVKVISAIKKENPHTKIELLTPDFRGHLSLIDKILGSEVDVFGHNIESVQRLYKKLRPQSNFLTTTKVLAHAAQKLSTKSGLMVGVGESDDEVLETLNLLKDLGVSIVTIGQYLRPSLKHWPVERYVTQKSYEKFIEHGKKIGLKHVFAGPLVRSSYHAKEVHEDSLAFAC
- a CDS encoding IS1595 family transposase, with amino-acid sequence MYKRRSRLTVRQQSELIKLFVAGVTARAASELVIIQSNTASNFFLRLRKLIASKLPSYDLSGEIEVDESYFGGVRKGKRGRGAGGKVAVFGLLKRGGKVYTAIIPNAKTETLLPIVEEKVLPDSIVYTDTFKSYNALDVSAFHHMRINHSKLFADKQNHINGIENFWNQAKRNLRKFNGIKQDNFYWFLKECEWRFNGGNHQQLLKQLKYWYKHTKH